One window of Mesorhizobium loti R88b genomic DNA carries:
- a CDS encoding UTP--glucose-1-phosphate uridylyltransferase: protein MKKIRKAVIPVAGLGTRFLPATKSMPKEMLPVVDRPVVQYAVDEAFEAGIEHIVFVTGRNKAVIEDYFDLHPELIGTLEQTGKKTQLEALESMLPVAGATSFIRQQSPQGLGHAVWCAREVIGNEPFALLLPDMVSFGGRGCLAETVELYERTGGNVIAVERCDPSETNKYGIVGRGADIGGGFEVSAMVEKPAPANAPSNFYINGRYILQPEIFALLGNQQRGAGNEIQLTDAMVRLSKDQPFFAQPFLGRMFDCGSKEGFIQANIAFALARDDMKGPVFEMLQEFVRSHERQEEAA from the coding sequence ATGAAGAAAATCAGGAAGGCCGTGATACCGGTGGCGGGGCTTGGAACACGTTTCCTGCCGGCGACCAAGTCGATGCCGAAGGAAATGCTTCCCGTCGTCGACAGGCCTGTCGTGCAATATGCGGTGGATGAGGCCTTCGAAGCCGGCATCGAGCACATCGTGTTCGTGACCGGCCGCAACAAGGCGGTCATCGAGGACTATTTCGACCTGCATCCGGAATTGATCGGCACCCTGGAGCAGACCGGCAAGAAGACCCAGCTGGAGGCGCTCGAAAGCATGTTGCCGGTGGCCGGTGCCACTTCCTTCATCCGCCAGCAGTCGCCGCAAGGCCTCGGTCACGCGGTCTGGTGCGCCCGCGAGGTCATCGGCAACGAGCCATTCGCCCTGCTCCTGCCTGATATGGTGTCCTTCGGAGGGCGAGGATGTCTCGCCGAAACCGTCGAGCTTTATGAACGCACCGGCGGCAACGTCATCGCAGTGGAGCGTTGCGATCCGAGCGAAACCAACAAATACGGCATCGTCGGCCGTGGCGCCGATATTGGCGGCGGTTTCGAGGTCTCGGCCATGGTCGAAAAGCCGGCCCCGGCCAACGCCCCGTCGAACTTCTACATCAACGGCCGCTATATCCTGCAGCCCGAGATCTTCGCGCTGCTCGGCAATCAGCAGCGCGGCGCCGGCAACGAGATCCAGCTGACCGATGCCATGGTCCGCCTGTCGAAGGACCAGCCATTCTTTGCCCAGCCCTTCCTGGGCCGCATGTTCGACTGCGGTTCCAAGGAAGGCTTCATCCAGGCCAACATCGCCTTCGCGCTGGCGCGCGACGACATGAAGGGCCCGGTTTTCGAGATGCTTCAGGAGTTCGTCCGGTCGCATGAACGTCAGGAAGAAGCCGCATAA
- a CDS encoding glycosyltransferase family 2 protein yields MQPDLSFVPDVSFVIAAYNAEATLDRAIASAIAQKGVSVEIIVVDDQSRDATLDVARAYPGDIVRVVALARNRGPGGARNAGLDVARGRWIAVLDSDDAVFPLRIAAMIDRAEKADAQIAVDNLQVIREDGVIEDAMFPRHYLEGLREISLATYIAGNIVFESKFNLGYLKPIFQRRFLDENRLRYDEKLRIGEDYILFADALAKGGRCVVEPDIGYAYHIRSGSISRVLELHHVEAMRKADEMFAQTHRMDEAAQAAFARRGRSLRKAASFLSMVQHIKARSPLKAIRTALSDPAAVRHMGMPIAVRLRRVAAQFAVGVGR; encoded by the coding sequence GTGCAGCCTGACCTCTCCTTCGTCCCCGATGTCTCTTTCGTCATCGCCGCCTACAATGCCGAGGCCACGCTCGACCGGGCGATTGCCAGCGCCATTGCGCAAAAGGGTGTCAGCGTCGAGATCATCGTCGTCGACGACCAGTCGCGCGATGCCACGCTCGATGTGGCGCGGGCCTATCCCGGGGACATCGTTCGCGTCGTCGCCCTGGCCAGGAATCGCGGTCCCGGCGGCGCCAGGAATGCCGGGCTCGATGTCGCCCGCGGCCGGTGGATCGCGGTTCTCGATTCCGACGACGCCGTCTTTCCCCTGCGCATCGCCGCCATGATCGACCGTGCTGAAAAGGCGGACGCCCAGATCGCTGTCGACAATCTCCAGGTCATCCGCGAGGACGGGGTGATCGAGGATGCGATGTTCCCGCGGCACTATCTGGAAGGCTTGCGTGAGATCTCGCTGGCCACCTACATCGCCGGCAATATCGTCTTCGAATCGAAGTTCAATCTCGGCTACCTCAAGCCGATTTTCCAGCGCCGGTTCCTGGACGAAAACCGGCTTCGCTATGACGAGAAGCTGAGGATCGGCGAGGACTATATCCTGTTTGCCGATGCCCTCGCCAAGGGCGGCAGATGCGTGGTCGAACCAGATATCGGCTACGCCTATCATATTCGCAGCGGCTCCATCTCGCGTGTGCTCGAGCTTCATCATGTCGAAGCGATGCGCAAGGCAGACGAGATGTTCGCTCAAACCCATCGGATGGATGAGGCAGCGCAGGCGGCGTTTGCGCGGCGCGGCCGCAGCCTGCGCAAGGCGGCCTCCTTCCTTTCTATGGTTCAGCACATCAAGGCGCGGTCCCCGCTCAAGGCGATCCGGACGGCGCTCAGCGACCCGGCGGCGGTCAGGCATATGGGCATGCCGATCGCCGTGCGGTTGCGACGCGTAGCGGCACAATTTGCCGTGGGGGTGGGGAGGTGA
- a CDS encoding glycosyltransferase codes for MAGKNRSIDIGVCTFRRPELADTLRSLAAMEMPAGFDISVIVADNDDTPSAQPLVAALSQELALPIRYRHAPARNISIARNACLDASEADFLAFIDDDETASTRWLAELVATAEKSGATAVLGPVRALYRPDAPEWMRRGDFHSTLPVWVSGEIRTGYTCNVLLRMGSDSLRGRRFSLARGQTGGEDTELFDQMVKAGGRIAFSEDAWVDEVVPRSRAAFDWLGRRRFRVGQTHGHLLGSSARGIGLVKHVGVAAAKAAYCFAAALPFVANPVRRNRSVLRGIMHVGVVSGLVGIREIRLYGQPSPGEGGKRAA; via the coding sequence ATGGCTGGCAAGAACCGCAGCATCGACATCGGCGTGTGCACGTTCCGGCGGCCGGAGCTGGCCGACACGCTGCGCTCGCTCGCCGCCATGGAGATGCCGGCAGGGTTCGATATCAGCGTCATCGTCGCCGACAATGACGACACGCCGAGCGCGCAGCCACTGGTGGCCGCGCTGTCGCAGGAATTGGCATTGCCGATCCGCTATCGGCATGCCCCGGCGCGCAACATCTCGATCGCCCGCAACGCGTGCCTCGATGCCAGCGAGGCGGATTTCCTCGCCTTCATCGATGACGACGAGACGGCTTCTACCCGTTGGCTGGCCGAGCTGGTCGCGACGGCTGAGAAAAGCGGTGCAACAGCCGTGCTCGGCCCGGTGCGGGCGCTTTACCGCCCGGATGCGCCGGAATGGATGCGGCGCGGCGACTTCCACTCGACCTTGCCGGTCTGGGTGAGCGGCGAGATCCGCACCGGCTACACCTGCAACGTGCTGCTGCGCATGGGATCGGACAGCTTGCGCGGCCGCCGCTTCAGCCTGGCGCGCGGCCAGACCGGCGGCGAAGACACCGAGCTTTTCGACCAGATGGTCAAGGCCGGCGGCCGCATCGCCTTTTCGGAAGACGCATGGGTGGACGAGGTGGTGCCGCGCTCAAGGGCCGCGTTCGACTGGCTCGGCCGCCGCCGTTTTCGCGTCGGTCAGACGCATGGCCACCTCTTGGGCAGCAGCGCGCGTGGCATTGGGCTGGTCAAGCATGTCGGTGTCGCCGCGGCAAAGGCAGCCTATTGTTTCGCCGCGGCACTTCCGTTTGTCGCCAACCCGGTGCGCAGAAACCGCAGCGTGCTGCGCGGCATCATGCATGTCGGCGTTGTCAGCGGCCTTGTCGGCATCCGCGAAATCCGTCTGTACGGCCAACCTTCACCCGGGGAAGGAGGCAAGCGTGCAGCCTGA
- a CDS encoding glycosyltransferase family 2 protein, which translates to MTQALPSSLIVIPCLNEATHIGALLDQLCPAAARLGARIIVADGGSTDGTLAIVADVAARDPRVILLHNKRRIQSAAINLAVGTFGEGAEYLIRIDAHGGYPDDYCDRLLEEALATSADSVVVSMLTSGSGTVQKSVAAAQNSKLGTGGSKHRHLSAGEWVDHGHHALMRISAFGAVGGYDETFSHNEDAELDYRLRKAGYKIWMSGKTQMVYYPRASLKGLYFQYLGYGRGRAKNVLKHRVIPKVRQMVPLAVFPVVLLAAFSFVHWIAAVPLLIWAAVCLGYGLVTAIRQRNADIALAGVSAMVMHFGWSVGFWLQLLGLGTRRRVA; encoded by the coding sequence ATGACGCAAGCGCTTCCATCCAGCCTGATCGTGATCCCCTGCCTGAACGAGGCAACCCATATCGGTGCGCTGCTCGACCAGCTCTGCCCGGCGGCGGCAAGGCTTGGCGCCAGGATCATCGTCGCCGATGGCGGCAGCACCGACGGCACGCTGGCCATTGTCGCGGACGTTGCTGCCAGGGATCCGCGCGTTATCCTGCTGCACAACAAGCGTCGCATCCAGAGCGCGGCCATCAATCTCGCCGTCGGTACGTTTGGTGAGGGCGCCGAGTATCTGATCCGCATCGACGCGCATGGCGGCTATCCCGATGACTACTGCGACCGGCTGCTTGAGGAAGCACTGGCCACATCAGCGGATTCGGTGGTCGTCTCGATGTTGACCAGCGGCAGCGGCACTGTCCAGAAATCGGTTGCGGCGGCGCAGAATTCGAAACTCGGCACCGGTGGTTCCAAGCATCGTCACCTCTCCGCCGGAGAATGGGTCGACCACGGCCATCACGCGCTGATGCGGATATCCGCCTTTGGCGCCGTCGGCGGCTATGACGAAACGTTCAGCCACAACGAGGACGCCGAGCTCGACTACCGGCTGCGAAAAGCCGGTTACAAGATCTGGATGAGCGGCAAGACGCAGATGGTCTACTACCCGCGTGCCTCGCTCAAAGGTCTCTATTTCCAGTATCTCGGCTATGGCCGTGGCCGCGCCAAGAACGTGCTGAAGCACCGCGTCATACCGAAGGTTCGGCAGATGGTGCCGCTGGCAGTCTTCCCGGTGGTGCTTCTGGCGGCCTTCTCCTTCGTGCACTGGATCGCGGCGGTGCCGTTGCTGATCTGGGCGGCGGTATGCCTGGGCTACGGCCTGGTGACGGCCATTCGCCAGCGCAATGCCGATATCGCGCTGGCCGGTGTTTCGGCCATGGTCATGCATTTCGGCTGGTCCGTCGGCTTCTGGCTGCAACTTCTCGGCCTCGGCACACGACGCAGGGTGGCGTGA
- a CDS encoding glycosyltransferase, whose amino-acid sequence MLHVLYLVHDVSDPAVRRRITMLRAGGAQVSLAGFRRTADPVLDIEGLRPIDLGATRDGRFGQRLAAVAKAAISIGSKLAGTPRPDLIIARNLEMLALARRAKSAFGATVPIVYECLDIHRLVLRDDMLGKALRATERHLARDVKLLVTSSPAFIANYFKPFRQVEAPVELVENKYFEAAAILPAEREAVDGPVAPPWRIGWFGALRCRRSLELLADFTRRMDGRFEVVLRGRPALSEFPDFHAFIDAEPYLSFRGPYRNPEDMAAIYRDVHFSWAIDFFEEGQNSEWLLPNRLYEGCRFGAVPISMGHTETGRFLSQQDIGIPLPQADTDALETALGKMDEHRFGRLKARVLARNPRTWSYDRSDCRALVEKLRRLTAVHEPLATEALA is encoded by the coding sequence ATGCTGCATGTCTTGTACCTTGTGCACGACGTTTCCGACCCGGCAGTGCGCCGGCGGATCACGATGCTCAGGGCAGGTGGAGCCCAAGTCAGTTTGGCCGGCTTCCGTCGTACGGCCGATCCGGTTTTGGATATCGAGGGATTGCGCCCGATCGACCTTGGCGCGACGCGCGATGGCCGGTTCGGTCAGCGCCTGGCGGCCGTGGCGAAAGCTGCGATTTCAATCGGTTCAAAGCTCGCGGGCACGCCGCGGCCCGATCTCATCATCGCGCGCAACCTGGAAATGCTGGCGCTTGCCCGCCGCGCCAAGTCGGCATTCGGGGCTACGGTGCCGATCGTCTATGAATGCCTCGACATCCATCGACTGGTGCTCCGCGACGATATGCTTGGCAAGGCGCTGCGCGCCACGGAGCGACATCTGGCGCGCGACGTGAAGCTGCTGGTGACCAGTTCGCCCGCCTTCATCGCCAATTATTTCAAGCCCTTCCGCCAGGTCGAGGCACCCGTCGAACTGGTCGAGAACAAGTATTTCGAGGCAGCAGCAATCCTGCCCGCTGAGCGTGAGGCGGTGGACGGACCTGTCGCACCGCCATGGCGGATCGGCTGGTTCGGCGCGTTGCGCTGCCGCCGCTCGCTCGAGCTGCTGGCCGATTTCACGCGCCGTATGGATGGACGTTTCGAGGTCGTGCTGCGCGGCCGTCCGGCATTGTCCGAATTCCCCGATTTCCATGCCTTCATCGATGCCGAGCCTTATTTGTCGTTTCGCGGGCCTTATCGCAACCCGGAGGACATGGCGGCGATCTACCGGGACGTCCATTTCTCCTGGGCGATCGATTTCTTCGAAGAGGGGCAGAATTCGGAATGGCTGCTGCCCAACCGCCTCTATGAAGGCTGCCGCTTTGGGGCGGTGCCGATCTCGATGGGTCATACGGAAACCGGCCGGTTCCTCAGCCAGCAGGATATCGGCATCCCGCTGCCGCAGGCAGATACCGACGCTCTCGAAACAGCGCTGGGCAAGATGGACGAGCACCGCTTCGGCAGGCTGAAGGCACGCGTGCTTGCCCGCAATCCAAGGACGTGGAGCTACGATCGCAGCGACTGCAGGGCGTTGGTCGAAAAACTGCGCCGCCTGACAGCGGTGCACGAGCCCCTCGCGACCGAGGCTCTGGCATAG
- a CDS encoding glycosyltransferase family 4 protein, translating into MGKSLRIAVYDDKYPTSFVTPRTSRHTILRQRFLPLNLVSSQLEGVTLIEPALSVDMVHAFNRIPLNSSKSIMSFESHLPRQFALSKRGMMARYLVSRITNPGCRRIIALSHFARRTFLAQHSDNPELSLLTEKLLVRHPNIVVPATENAMAQDTAQELVLTFIGAHFGRKGGCVAVKIAEKAIEQNLPIRVNIVSSLQVGGHIWTDPTSPGFFDPYLKLLELKNVRHHGVLPNHAVRQLLRKSHFGILATFGDTFGYSAVESMSEHTPVLGTKVCALPEFLEDGVNGISLPVELDDTGNWLNPGYDSRGEAKYAQYFRDEVERLASLAIERLKPFIGQPALMAPLRREARRTAEVMFAAEPAAAFFDALYDRVALERTREPVQLDPALDVSSPKSLPLETLWPTALPFDPGLQDAVEQVPRMPTASAA; encoded by the coding sequence ATGGGCAAGTCTCTTCGTATTGCCGTCTATGACGATAAGTATCCGACGAGTTTCGTTACACCGCGAACGTCCAGGCATACGATCCTGCGACAGCGATTTCTGCCCCTGAACCTGGTTTCGTCGCAGCTGGAAGGCGTGACGTTGATCGAACCCGCCCTGTCTGTCGACATGGTCCATGCATTCAACCGAATACCGCTCAATTCCTCCAAGTCCATCATGTCGTTCGAGTCCCATTTGCCGCGGCAGTTCGCCCTGAGCAAACGCGGGATGATGGCGCGGTATCTGGTGTCGCGGATCACCAACCCTGGCTGCCGCCGCATTATCGCCTTGTCGCATTTTGCTCGCAGAACTTTTCTGGCCCAGCATTCCGACAATCCGGAGTTGAGCCTGCTGACGGAAAAGCTGCTGGTCCGCCACCCGAACATCGTGGTGCCGGCAACGGAAAATGCGATGGCGCAAGACACCGCCCAAGAACTGGTGTTGACATTCATCGGAGCCCACTTTGGCCGCAAGGGCGGATGCGTTGCGGTCAAGATTGCGGAAAAGGCAATCGAGCAGAACTTGCCAATCCGGGTGAACATCGTTTCCAGTCTCCAGGTCGGCGGCCATATATGGACGGATCCGACAAGCCCGGGTTTCTTCGACCCCTACCTCAAGCTGCTCGAACTGAAGAACGTTCGGCATCACGGGGTGTTGCCGAACCACGCGGTGCGACAATTGCTGCGCAAATCGCATTTCGGCATCCTCGCCACCTTTGGCGACACTTTCGGCTATTCTGCAGTGGAATCGATGTCCGAGCACACGCCGGTTCTTGGAACGAAGGTCTGCGCCTTGCCTGAGTTCCTGGAGGATGGCGTCAACGGGATCTCACTGCCCGTAGAACTCGACGACACCGGCAATTGGCTGAACCCGGGATATGACTCTCGCGGGGAGGCGAAATACGCCCAATATTTCCGCGATGAGGTCGAACGGCTCGCCAGCCTGGCCATCGAACGATTGAAGCCGTTCATCGGGCAACCGGCCTTGATGGCGCCACTGCGGCGAGAGGCGCGAAGGACTGCGGAGGTCATGTTCGCGGCAGAACCCGCAGCCGCGTTTTTTGACGCGCTTTACGATCGTGTCGCCTTGGAAAGAACCCGCGAGCCGGTACAACTCGATCCTGCCCTCGACGTTTCTTCTCCCAAGTCGCTGCCGCTTGAAACCCTTTGGCCCACGGCATTGCCGTTTGACCCTGGCCTGCAGGATGCAGTGGAGCAGGTTCCCCGCATGCCGACAGCCTCCGCGGCCTGA
- a CDS encoding family 16 glycosylhydrolase: MAESVVAGSGDFTLDKLPDWSAVKLQVWKYNNPFVPSQWSEAKLGGYDWKADNIKIVDGALQLTVSEKASAELMSGSNSTSASAKWEVDVTLPTMKPGLIAAPLWIFNKKANEEVDFEIVGTRGLQLTVWADVDNQHKAVWVKWILLGDLSGKQYRLGLQYEGGKRVTFFIDGIEVAVVTPADTAGGAFPNKPMQPYFDLWVAAGAIMDPRWAGKWEPMAASDKLVMTLHGYRRTDI, encoded by the coding sequence ATGGCCGAGAGTGTCGTGGCGGGAAGCGGGGATTTCACCCTCGACAAGCTTCCCGACTGGTCTGCCGTAAAGCTCCAGGTTTGGAAATACAACAATCCGTTCGTGCCGTCTCAGTGGAGCGAGGCCAAGCTCGGGGGCTACGACTGGAAGGCCGACAACATCAAGATCGTCGACGGCGCACTTCAGCTTACCGTCAGCGAGAAAGCCTCCGCGGAGTTGATGTCTGGCAGCAATTCCACATCCGCATCGGCAAAGTGGGAGGTGGACGTAACGCTGCCGACGATGAAGCCAGGACTGATCGCGGCGCCGCTCTGGATTTTTAACAAAAAGGCCAATGAGGAGGTCGATTTCGAGATCGTCGGCACCAGGGGGTTGCAGCTTACCGTCTGGGCCGACGTCGACAACCAGCACAAGGCCGTCTGGGTCAAATGGATTCTGCTTGGAGACCTCTCGGGCAAACAATATCGCCTGGGCCTGCAATATGAGGGCGGGAAGCGGGTTACCTTCTTCATCGATGGCATAGAAGTCGCGGTCGTTACGCCAGCCGATACCGCCGGCGGAGCCTTTCCGAACAAACCCATGCAGCCGTATTTCGACCTGTGGGTGGCGGCGGGCGCCATCATGGACCCTCGCTGGGCCGGCAAATGGGAGCCAATGGCCGCCTCGGACAAATTGGTCATGACCCTCCACGGATACAGACGAACCGACATCTAG